GCAGTTCTGTGTTAAATATGTGCTCGTTAGTAGAGCCGTATAATGGGGTAAGAGTTCAAAAGCAGAGTGTGAACTGATAATGAGGTGTATTGGAACACGTACCAAGATCGGAAGAACGGCGTTGATTTTCTTCACatgattttcagttttgtcAAATATGTTAATACAGATCCCCGAGTGCTGGCCGCACAGACGGCATACACGACTCGATTCAAGGGTCTCCATTACTGATCAAAATTCTAATAATGTCGCAATAATATTTATCAACTATCGCGAAGCCCGCGCCCTTCTTGGCATTTGCGAATACAATGAAAACTTTCGGACTGTTTTCCTATTTACGACTACCTGTGACGTAATGCCGCATCGGTAACATCAAAGTTACCACATTTAGTAACCATTACTCGATGGTTACCAGAGTATCATCAGCTGTACTCTAACGTCAAACCGATGAATCATCGTCGGTATTACAGTCCGAATCAAGACGCTTGGAAGTTCGACAAAAAtggattcgttttttttcatttatatattcCATGTTTTAAGAACAATTTATGGTGTTGAATCTAAGATCTTTAAAGAATGATTGTGCAAGGAAACAACCTTGCGTAGAACATGTgcaaaaaatagaataaagcTTCTCTACGTTACCGACGCGCTCCCCACGGCAATATCTTCTTTGATCTTCCCTACCTCTTTGATGATACTTTTaactttgaattatttgtaTTGGCTCTATTGGACTGAAATAAATTACCGCTGTATATATTTAAGTATTATGTGTGTATCGCAGTAACTATTTCGCGACATTACatgatgatttcatttttgatCAATGTGAATTGCCGTGAAAATCCGCaatttcttctatttcttGTCCAATGATAACACGTcgggaatatttttgattcgatAATGGAATATCAGTTCATCCCGGAAGTCGACAACACTGGTTCATGCATTACTCGATTGACCGTTAAATGTTCTTTACCTGCCACGATCAATtccaattaaaaattacagatttaaacaataaacaaaaatgccATGTAAAAGCAACAAACCGACGAGAAGGATGCGTTCCTACGTCCAGTTAAAACAAATCCGCATCGAGGCAACAACAGAGTAGGCAATTGTTTattacgatgaaaatattattatgaacTTAGTAGCACTGTAACACCCGTATTCATAGTCTCTCCTTATCTCAAGGATAAGGGACGCCTTGATGAAGGCTTCCTTGAATCTTAGAGGCGTCCTCGTTTCATAGTCACAACTTGGCTCTCCCTTCCAGAAAGTAGACATATTTAGAGATATGTGTGGATATGTGATTGCTTATCGTGGTCAAACTGCTGATCGAAGCGCCACTCGGCTATATTTAAATCTAACTTAAACCGCTTGGCTCTCATTGTCAAGTTGCGTCGGTTCATGAGAGTGTGTGACCTCATAGAAGTTAACCTGCAGACTGGCTGTGATCCTGCGTCATAAGTGCATAGACGCCAAGCGCAAGCGCAAGCATTGGCTGCATGAAACGAAACAGCCAATTGCAGTGCCGAAGGTTTCCTTAAGGAAGCTCGAGACCTGCCTTAAAAGAAGGAGGCCAATAAAACATGAAATGAGGAACTCCTCAAGAAAGGACTATGAATACGGGTGTTAGCTGTTGACTGAAATAGTCTTTAGTCAACGCCTTTAGCTAAGCATATATCTACCATGGCGCTGGATCTACTAGATAGAGGGCCTAGCGCGGCGCAATATAAAACAGTGGAATTGCCACCATTCTGTAGGACCAATAACATCTGTGACGACATTGTCGTAACTTGTCTCAAGTGTTGTTACCACGACAACGTGTCCAACCACGGTTTGCTTACTTttatcaatgaaattgaatgaatttattaGTGAAATGATGTAGAACTTTCAAAAGCAATTTTCATGTTTAAATCTCCCGCGCATAAGGTAGGTTGTGGCTCTATAAGATGGCTGCCGCATGCTCGGTCAACTCGACCGAGTTGCTAGCACTGCTAGCGGGGCTCGCATGCGAAGCATAGGCGTTGACTGCATAGGCGATCCTTTATCTTATCAGGTGCTCTTGATACATCTACATACATGCAAATCAAAACGTATTCCTAGCTACTACACTTACTGAAATAGTGCCTACCCGACGAATTTCCAACTTCCCGCACTCTCGACATGGACTCCCCCTTATCCTCTCTGGATTCCCTTCATTGTTTGCTTGGTTTACATTTGTATTTAGTGGTAGTAGAAATGGCTACACGGCAACTGGGTAAATGACCTACACATCGGGACAGTTCTGCGAAATCTGAAAGATAAATACGTCCCGTGTACTTTCGTAACTGCAACTTACCTTACGTTGCAGTGGCTGTTCGAgcattcaaataataataatactggatgtgattgaataaatatgGAATCCAGATTAAGCGGTTCGTACATTGTTTATATTGATtatgtcaaaaataaaaatcatattgCAAAAGaaccaaataattcaatggcCTTGTTGTCTATCTTgctatttattaaaataatccctcatagaatttatttttctaacgcTGCGACTTTTCTTTATCGCaatgagaaattttctttcaaacatcAATCAATGTAATGTGTTTATTTAGACACGAGCGACAGCGAAGATGAAGTTTACAGAGTGGGTTTTGGAGGGCAAGGCCAAACCCATACGGTTATTGAGCCGCAAGAAAATTTAGAACGCTATGGAAGGAGATCATTCAGTTCAGATACAGATCCCGAACCAACAACGGAAACTCAGGCACAGGGATCGGCCACTAAgctaaatgaatttaaatctGGACGTAAACGCCTTCATGGGGATAAGGAGGTGGATAAAAATGGTGCGAGATTTATGAAAAAGAGTCGAACCGAGGGTCTCGAACTTGGAGCTAGTGTGGTTGATAATAAGGCTCAAAGGATGATGGCCAATATGGGTTACAAGTCGGGTACTGGGCTGGGTAAGGCAGGCCAGGGTCGCATTGAACCAGTCGAAATGTCAACACAACGCGGTCGTAGAGGTTTGGGTCTTCACATACCAGGATTGGACGTAGCGAGTCAACAGTGGGACCCATCTttagaagaaataaaactcCAAGAGGACATGGAATGGTTAACCAATAATCACTTTTCGGTACCAGATATGGACACCCTACAGGATTGGCTAGTGTTTGGCCCCAAAAAATTGGACATTGACAATGAGGTGACATTCTGTGAAGAAAATGTTCTCAAAGATGTATTGAATTCAAAGTCTGTGTTCGACAAGCTGGATGGAAATGAATTACGGCGAGCTCGAACAAGATCAAATCCATTCGAAACAATCCGTGGAGCATTTTTCCTGAATCGTGCTGCTGTCAAAATGGCTAATATGGACAGAGCTGCTGATTTCGTATTCACAGAACCAAAGAATTTGCATCCAAATGAACTATTGTACTTTGCTGATATCTGCGCTGGTCCTGGAGGGTTCAGCGAGTAtgttttgtggaaaaaaaaatggaacgcCAAGGGATTTGGTTTCACACTGCgaggtgaaaatgatttcaaacTCGACGAATTTTACGCAGGACCTTGTGAAACTTTTCATCCTTATTATGGGCCGAAAGACAATGGCGACGTCTATGACCCAGAAAATCAGAAAGGTTTTCGGGATCTTATAATGGAAGACACCGGAGGAAAAGGGTTACACTTCACGATGGCTGACGGTGGCTTTTCGGTCGAAGGgcaagaaaatattcaagaaatattGTCCAAACAATTATATCTGTGCCAATGTCTGGTTGCATTAATGGTCTTGAAGGATGGTGGCCATTTTGTTGTCAAGTTATTCGATCTATTTACACATTTTAGTGCAGGTCTAATATACTTGATGTATCGCTGCTTTGATCGGATATGCATTTTTAAGCCTAATTCATCCCGCCCTGCTAATTCAGAAAGATATTTATTATGTTTGGGTAAACGGCCAGACGTTTCAGATGTAATAGCATACTTGTCTCGAGTAAATGAGCACTTGCTTCACCCCAGCAAAAGCAAAGATGACAACGACGTTTTACAGCTAGTGTCGCCAAGTGAGTTAGAAaacgagaaatatttcaagaattatttaatcaaGTCCAACAATACACTAGGCAGAAAACAAGTTATAGGGCTCGTAAAAATAGCTGCATTTTGCAACAATCCCACACTTACGGAACCGACTCAAGGAGATATGAGAAAAGAGTGCCTTGTTCACTGGGGTCTACCAGACAAACCTCGAACAGTACCAAAACTTGGTAACCCACAAGCACGTCTGCAGGGTCTAATCACGAACAACACTCTCAACTTTCTATCTGCGCCACAGACAGAACTTTCAAAGTCGaacgttgaaacaaaattgttGACTAGTCCATTGGATTGGTTTTGTATGCCTTGTGTAACAGGCTTAGAAAAACCACTGGCTACGTTT
The Neodiprion fabricii isolate iyNeoFabr1 chromosome 1, iyNeoFabr1.1, whole genome shotgun sequence DNA segment above includes these coding regions:
- the LOC124174439 gene encoding cap-specific mRNA (nucleoside-2'-O-)-methyltransferase 1 → MESRLSDTSDSEDEVYRVGFGGQGQTHTVIEPQENLERYGRRSFSSDTDPEPTTETQAQGSATKLNEFKSGRKRLHGDKEVDKNGARFMKKSRTEGLELGASVVDNKAQRMMANMGYKSGTGLGKAGQGRIEPVEMSTQRGRRGLGLHIPGLDVASQQWDPSLEEIKLQEDMEWLTNNHFSVPDMDTLQDWLVFGPKKLDIDNEVTFCEENVLKDVLNSKSVFDKLDGNELRRARTRSNPFETIRGAFFLNRAAVKMANMDRAADFVFTEPKNLHPNELLYFADICAGPGGFSEYVLWKKKWNAKGFGFTLRGENDFKLDEFYAGPCETFHPYYGPKDNGDVYDPENQKGFRDLIMEDTGGKGLHFTMADGGFSVEGQENIQEILSKQLYLCQCLVALMVLKDGGHFVVKLFDLFTHFSAGLIYLMYRCFDRICIFKPNSSRPANSERYLLCLGKRPDVSDVIAYLSRVNEHLLHPSKSKDDNDVLQLVSPSELENEKYFKNYLIKSNNTLGRKQVIGLVKIAAFCNNPTLTEPTQGDMRKECLVHWGLPDKPRTVPKLGNPQARLQGLITNNTLNFLSAPQTELSKSNVETKLLTSPLDWFCMPCVTGLEKPLATFYLGLGRSNVFRLEKNTWRCEPGAPELPPDTLVYAEMAGELRSEYRSQHRTPALHILDAYLLGGVDISQLHLSDRSAKIKKFCAALRKPSGQQAIQVRAKNLYPLINGLEDELYSCLELRTMKNGNEVMAYAPLIGSNLNENSRDDPYYFVMNSILFFKGTANPWHCHVSRSSGHKYYYNPKSKETKYDYERPADAIASFCESFSERLVWYWPPSQDLTRNNLVDLLKAKHRPP